TTTCATCCGCTCGCTGATTACAAGCGGGCGCTGGCTCCCGGAGGGGCCTACGTTATGACCGGGGGCTCCATGCGGCAGATCTTCCAGGCCATGCTCCTGTCGCCCTGGTACTCCCTGACCGGCGGCAAAAAATTGGGGGGCATAACCGCCCACGCGAACCAGAAAGACCTGGTTTTTATGAAAGAGCTCATGGAAGCCGGAAAGGTGGTCCCGGTGATCGACAAGGTATACCCGCTGGCCGAAGTTCCCGAGGCCCTGCGCTATCTTCTTACTGGGCACGCCAGGGGGAAGGTGGTCATAAAAGTCGGAAGCGCCGGATCGCAATAAGGGAAAGACCTTTCTGACAGGGAGATGACATGGACATGACTCAATTCAAACTCATGATCGCCGGGCTGGGCTTTATCGTGATCTTTCTCACCGGCTACGGACTGAGGCGCCAGGGGCAGCCTTTCCCTGTCGTCGTCCTGACGGCCCACAAGCTGATCACGGTGGCCACGATTGCGTTCCTGGCCAAGACCGTCCTGGGAATGACCAAGCTCGCGCCGCTGAGCCAGGGCCAACCGACCGCCTGTATTATCACCGGGTTGCTCTTTATCGGCGCTGTCGCTACCGGCGGCATTTTGAGCGCGGCCAAGAACTTGCCGCCCCTCGTCCGCACGCTGCACTGGGTACTGCCGTTCCTGACCGCCCTATCCACTGCCGCTGCTTTATATCTCCTCTTGCGCAGAAAATAATGCTAGTCGAGAAGGTCTCACTCGGTGCTTGACTTCTTCACTTTGTCTGAAGGAATTGGGGTTGGATTAAAGAACGCAAATACTTTATAAAGGATTCAAAATGGGTTTTACTAAATCGAGAGAGAGCGGGGGACGGTGCTTGACTTTATGGAAGGAAGAGTTAAGAAAACTGGGATCAGGTCTTTCATTATGACTTTTCAAATTGAAACAATCTTGGTTGCAAGACCTGACCCTCAACTATTCCTAGGTGGTTTTATGAAGAAAAATGTTTTTTTCTTCAAACATGCGTTCGGCAAGGGCATGTTGGCCGCCATTATTTTTGTTTTTCTTGCCACTCCCATTTTTTCAACAATGATAAAATCAGAAACTGGCCAATGCCCGATCTGCGAACAAAAGAATAAATATTCCGTCTGGATGAGCGGTGGGTTTTATCATCATATTCATAATTTTTATCCATTCATGCATGTAAGTTTCACTTCGCTTTATTATTGTTCCAATTGTCATTTCACGATATTCAGCGGCGATTATCACGAAATTTTTGGAGAAGATTCATCACATGTGCAGGAAAAGTTGAAAGTGCCCGTCGCGGAAATCAAAACACTTCTAAAAAAACTGGACG
Above is a genomic segment from Candidatus Aminicenantes bacterium containing:
- a CDS encoding zinc-binding dehydrogenase; amino-acid sequence: FHPLADYKRALAPGGAYVMTGGSMRQIFQAMLLSPWYSLTGGKKLGGITAHANQKDLVFMKELMEAGKVVPVIDKVYPLAEVPEALRYLLTGHARGKVVIKVGSAGSQ